The Catenuloplanes niger genome includes a window with the following:
- a CDS encoding DUF1345 domain-containing protein: protein MLQEQLAQAPAEPVRDRAPVGRAPWPSRLLDLLLLVSTVTSAAVTVRGPSTGTKVGLATLVFVLTSVIWIVLGLIYATVRIRRIRRARRGDTGWPGRLAGRRTTYLITLGTALIVLSNGTNIVVFKGSDLNSYMSRVIGITMVLVAWTILQLAYSERYARMELENTGPAHLDFPATPHPSLLEYAYFAFTVGSTFGTSDVTVQTSRMRGVVLCHGLLAFVYNTAVLGMVLSLIAG, encoded by the coding sequence GTGCTCCAGGAACAACTCGCCCAGGCACCGGCCGAGCCCGTGCGGGACCGTGCGCCGGTCGGGCGCGCGCCGTGGCCGAGCCGGCTGCTCGACCTGCTGCTCCTGGTCTCGACGGTGACGTCCGCGGCCGTCACGGTCCGGGGGCCGAGCACCGGCACGAAGGTCGGGTTGGCGACGCTGGTCTTCGTACTCACGTCGGTGATCTGGATCGTGCTCGGCCTGATCTACGCGACGGTCCGGATCCGCCGTATCCGGCGGGCGCGCCGGGGTGACACGGGCTGGCCCGGCCGGCTGGCCGGACGGCGCACCACCTACCTGATCACGCTCGGCACCGCGCTCATCGTGCTCTCCAACGGCACCAACATCGTCGTGTTCAAGGGCAGCGATCTGAACTCGTACATGAGCCGGGTCATCGGCATCACGATGGTGCTGGTGGCCTGGACGATCCTGCAGCTCGCCTACTCCGAGCGGTACGCGCGGATGGAGCTGGAGAACACCGGCCCCGCGCACCTGGACTTCCCGGCGACGCCGCACCCCTCCCTGCTGGAGTACGCCTACTTCGCGTTCACGGTCGGCTCCACGTTCGGTACGTCGGACGTGACGGTGCAGACCAGCCGGATGCGCGGCGTGGTGCTGTGCCACGGCCTGCTCGCCTTCGTCTACAACACCGCCGTCCTCGGCATGGTGCTGAGCCTCATCGCCGGCTGA
- a CDS encoding TetR/AcrR family transcriptional regulator, producing MARGYHHGDLRAALIRASLEVLAEDGPGGFSVARVARRLGVSTAAPYRHFPDREHLLSAVAATAARDLAGEVTAAADAAGTDPVARFAAAGAAYLRFAVRTGAGFLVIFSTELSGVDDPERTAATRALMSDWIELVAATGDRPMQDSLHVIEEQIALAQGYAALYTQGFFHRSSVPVEEIAARVALGSRRLVTGG from the coding sequence AGCCTGGAGGTGCTCGCCGAGGACGGGCCGGGCGGGTTCTCGGTGGCGCGCGTCGCACGACGACTCGGGGTCAGCACGGCCGCGCCGTACCGGCACTTCCCGGACCGGGAGCACCTGCTCTCCGCGGTCGCGGCCACGGCGGCCCGGGACCTGGCGGGCGAGGTGACGGCGGCGGCGGACGCGGCCGGGACGGACCCGGTGGCCCGCTTCGCGGCGGCCGGGGCGGCGTATCTGCGCTTCGCCGTCCGTACCGGCGCGGGATTCTTGGTGATCTTCTCGACCGAGTTGTCCGGGGTGGACGATCCGGAGCGGACCGCGGCCACCAGAGCGCTGATGAGCGACTGGATCGAGCTGGTCGCCGCGACCGGCGACCGGCCGATGCAGGACTCGCTGCACGTGATCGAGGAGCAGATCGCGCTCGCCCAGGGCTACGCGGCGCTCTACACACAGGGCTTCTTCCACCGGTCGTCGGTGCCGGTGGAGGAGATCGCGGCGCGGGTCGCGCTGGGCAGCCGGCGCCTGGTCACCGGCGGCTGA
- a CDS encoding amino acid ABC transporter ATP-binding protein, with amino-acid sequence MSTIDIRGLHKSFGRLEVLRGIDLAVEPGEVVCVIGPSGSGKSTLLRCVNLLETPTSGTIHVGGVEVTDDDCDIDAVRRRIGMVFQQFNLFGHLTVRENVTIAQRRVLKRSRAEADRIAALNLERVGLAEKAGAYPAQLSGGQQQRVAIARALAMDPQLMLFDEPTSALDPELVGEVLAVMRGLAAEGMTMLVVTHEMAFAREVASRVVFMDGGVVVEQGPPAEVFGNPREERTKTFLHRVLEPTRVSETEIGAHKAG; translated from the coding sequence ATGTCCACCATCGACATCCGCGGCCTGCACAAGTCGTTCGGCAGGCTCGAGGTGCTGCGCGGCATCGACCTCGCGGTCGAGCCGGGCGAGGTCGTCTGCGTGATCGGCCCGTCCGGCTCCGGCAAGTCCACGCTGCTGCGCTGCGTGAACCTGCTGGAGACGCCGACGTCCGGCACGATCCACGTCGGCGGCGTCGAGGTCACCGACGACGACTGCGACATCGACGCGGTCCGGCGCCGGATCGGCATGGTGTTCCAGCAGTTCAACCTGTTCGGCCACCTCACCGTCCGGGAGAACGTGACGATCGCGCAGCGTCGCGTGCTCAAACGCTCCCGCGCCGAGGCGGACCGGATCGCCGCGCTCAACCTCGAACGGGTCGGCCTGGCGGAGAAGGCCGGCGCGTACCCGGCCCAGCTCTCCGGCGGTCAGCAGCAGCGCGTGGCGATCGCCCGCGCGCTGGCCATGGACCCCCAGCTGATGCTCTTCGACGAGCCGACGTCCGCGCTCGACCCGGAACTGGTCGGCGAGGTCCTCGCGGTCATGCGCGGCCTGGCCGCCGAGGGCATGACCATGCTGGTGGTCACGCACGAGATGGCGTTCGCCCGCGAGGTCGCGTCCCGGGTGGTCTTCATGGACGGCGGGGTGGTCGTCGAACAGGGCCCGCCCGCCGAGGTCTTCGGCAACCCCCGCGAGGAGCGCACGAAGACCTTCCTGCACCGCGTGCTGGAACCGACCCGGGTCAGCGAGACGGAGATCGGCGCCCACAAGGCAGGCTGA
- a CDS encoding Imm53 family immunity protein, with translation MKTEPRETGMDGSTYAEQEVHRSKNNRFIAHVVDDRFQAPCGPLHLGEAIHELRPWATSRHRGAR, from the coding sequence CTGAAGACCGAACCGCGGGAAACCGGTATGGACGGGTCGACATACGCCGAGCAGGAGGTGCACCGGAGCAAGAACAACCGGTTCATCGCCCACGTGGTCGACGACCGGTTCCAGGCCCCCTGCGGGCCACTCCACCTCGGTGAAGCCATCCACGAACTCCGCCCGTGGGCGACCAGCCGGCACCGAGGTGCCCGCTAA
- a CDS encoding amino acid ABC transporter permease, with protein MVFALVILAVVTAADWATLSDAFFRLDIAQGMFPEAITVALRNTVLYTLLAFVFGLVLGLILALMRLSSILPYRWFATAYIELFRGLPSLLVLFMVGYGVPLAFPDREIPGGVYGSVTLGLGLTAAAYMAETLRAGIQAVPKGQLEAARTLGMSHTRAMISIILPQAFRIVIPPLTNEIILLTKDTSLVYVLGVTSTTIELTKFAGDALNTRVNPTPLVVAGLLYLLITLPLSQLVRGLERRAARER; from the coding sequence GTGGTTTTCGCACTGGTCATCCTGGCCGTGGTGACCGCCGCGGACTGGGCGACCCTGTCGGACGCGTTCTTCCGGCTCGACATCGCGCAGGGCATGTTCCCCGAGGCCATCACGGTCGCGCTGCGCAACACCGTTCTCTACACGCTGTTGGCGTTCGTGTTCGGCCTGGTCCTGGGCCTGATCCTGGCGCTGATGCGGCTGTCGTCGATCCTGCCGTACCGCTGGTTCGCGACCGCCTACATCGAGCTGTTCCGCGGCCTGCCGTCGCTGCTGGTGCTGTTCATGGTCGGCTACGGCGTGCCGCTGGCGTTCCCGGACCGGGAGATCCCGGGCGGCGTCTACGGCTCGGTCACGCTCGGTCTCGGCCTGACCGCGGCCGCGTACATGGCGGAGACGCTGCGCGCCGGCATCCAGGCCGTCCCGAAGGGGCAGCTCGAGGCCGCGCGCACGCTCGGCATGTCACACACCCGGGCGATGATCTCGATCATCCTGCCGCAGGCGTTCCGGATCGTCATCCCGCCGCTGACCAACGAGATCATTCTGCTGACCAAGGACACCTCGCTGGTGTACGTGCTCGGCGTGACCTCCACGACCATCGAGCTGACCAAGTTCGCCGGTGACGCGCTCAACACCCGCGTCAACCCGACGCCGCTGGTCGTGGCCGGCCTGCTCTACCTGCTGATCACGCTGCCGCTGTCGCAGCTGGTCCGCGGGCTGGAGCGGCGCGCCGCGAGGGAGAGGTGA
- a CDS encoding DUF1877 family protein translates to MLGAHFAITPEQERALHAAEDAGEIDEFVGELEESWSEDRLKVDSDKAWDAIHRCLSDGMPHHGDGGYPLSHTILGGRHLHDEHHVVHITAAQVSDVSAALERVDRAWFRRRFDAIDDTGYGGALDDADFAYTWDNVVDIRDFFRRATAARRAVLFTAT, encoded by the coding sequence ATGCTGGGGGCGCACTTCGCGATCACGCCGGAGCAGGAACGCGCGCTTCACGCCGCCGAGGACGCCGGCGAGATCGACGAGTTCGTCGGCGAACTCGAGGAATCATGGTCCGAGGACCGGCTCAAGGTTGACTCGGACAAGGCCTGGGACGCCATCCACCGCTGCCTTTCCGACGGCATGCCGCACCACGGCGACGGCGGATATCCGCTGTCGCACACGATCCTCGGCGGACGCCATCTGCACGACGAGCACCACGTCGTGCACATCACCGCGGCGCAGGTCAGCGACGTGTCCGCCGCCCTGGAGCGGGTGGACCGGGCATGGTTCCGCCGGCGGTTCGACGCGATCGACGACACCGGGTACGGCGGCGCTCTCGACGACGCGGACTTCGCGTACACCTGGGACAACGTCGTCGACATCCGCGACTTCTTCCGCCGCGCCACCGCCGCCCGGCGAGCGGTGCTCTTCACCGCCACCTGA
- a CDS encoding NUDIX domain-containing protein, translated as MNPPIAVDVDGNELLEFRTGHERDLERLDPDVPLPLSLVVGRHQGSTLLVLNRRRGRWELPGGMIDRGETPGAAAVREFVEETGQAAPDVAYIGLAVFRLKPDNRVEYAAVYGAVLGGRTPFEPNDEVEAIRWWDGADIPNLSALDAEICRSLQRRHRSRCGE; from the coding sequence GTGAATCCGCCGATCGCTGTCGACGTTGACGGAAATGAACTCCTGGAGTTCCGAACCGGACACGAACGGGATCTTGAGCGACTCGACCCCGATGTGCCGCTTCCCCTGTCGCTGGTGGTCGGCAGGCACCAGGGTTCTACGCTCCTCGTCCTCAACCGCCGGCGCGGGCGGTGGGAGCTGCCCGGCGGCATGATCGACCGTGGTGAGACACCTGGAGCCGCTGCAGTCCGCGAGTTCGTGGAGGAAACCGGTCAGGCCGCGCCGGACGTCGCCTACATCGGACTTGCCGTTTTCCGTTTGAAGCCGGACAACCGCGTGGAGTATGCGGCGGTTTATGGAGCCGTACTCGGCGGCCGCACCCCGTTCGAACCCAACGACGAGGTCGAGGCGATTCGTTGGTGGGACGGTGCGGACATCCCGAACCTGTCGGCGCTCGATGCCGAGATCTGCCGATCGCTTCAGCGACGACACCGGAGCCGGTGCGGCGAATGA
- a CDS encoding AraC family transcriptional regulator, with product MTSGEVPLRRSAYATTNVDEAHDAMRRVYFDFAARVPPRLSEFSYQVRSVDSGVIGLDRMRYSTTLDISTEPVGYVHATYVLNGKLTIRAGGEEVHVTTGDLVLVPPGQCFQGTLSDFDVRIMRLPLTAVTHAAAARWGMEPADFAFRSMSPISASLGRYWQETLTYLHRVVLTPDATLPSAPAHAAIIDLAAAATIATFPSTATTACYLPGPGETGPATVRRAIAYLEEHAADATTLADVATAARTGPRGLQAAFRRHLDTTPMAYLRRIRLERAHRDLLAADPAHGATVGAIARQWGFTHLGRFAAAYRDAYGTSPAETLRTR from the coding sequence TTGACCTCTGGTGAGGTGCCGCTGCGACGTAGTGCGTACGCCACGACGAACGTGGACGAGGCGCACGACGCGATGCGCCGCGTCTACTTCGACTTCGCCGCGCGCGTGCCGCCCCGGCTGAGCGAGTTCAGCTACCAGGTCCGCTCCGTCGACAGCGGCGTCATCGGACTGGACCGCATGCGGTACTCCACCACGCTGGACATCTCCACCGAACCGGTCGGGTACGTGCACGCCACGTACGTCCTGAACGGCAAGCTCACGATCCGCGCCGGCGGCGAAGAGGTGCACGTCACCACCGGCGACCTGGTGCTGGTGCCGCCCGGACAGTGCTTCCAGGGAACCCTGAGCGACTTCGACGTACGGATCATGCGGTTGCCGCTGACCGCGGTCACCCACGCGGCCGCGGCCCGCTGGGGGATGGAACCGGCCGACTTCGCGTTCCGTTCGATGAGCCCGATCTCCGCGTCGCTCGGCCGGTACTGGCAGGAGACGCTCACCTACCTGCACCGGGTGGTGCTCACCCCGGACGCCACCCTGCCCAGCGCGCCGGCGCACGCGGCCATCATCGACCTGGCCGCCGCGGCCACCATCGCGACGTTCCCCAGCACGGCCACCACGGCCTGCTACCTCCCCGGCCCCGGCGAGACCGGGCCGGCGACGGTCCGGCGCGCGATCGCGTACCTCGAGGAACACGCGGCCGACGCGACGACACTGGCCGACGTGGCGACCGCGGCCCGCACCGGGCCCCGTGGCCTGCAGGCCGCGTTCCGCCGGCACCTCGACACCACGCCGATGGCCTACCTGCGGCGCATCCGCCTCGAACGCGCGCACCGGGACCTGCTCGCCGCGGACCCGGCCCACGGCGCCACGGTCGGCGCGATCGCCCGCCAATGGGGCTTCACCCACCTCGGCCGCTTCGCCGCCGCCTACCGCGACGCCTACGGCACCTCCCCGGCGGAGACCTTGCGCACCCGCTGA
- a CDS encoding FAD-dependent monooxygenase: MAGASIAGPALAHWLRRRGAAVTVVERAPALRPGGQAVDARGVAKEVIRRMGLDAVVRAARTETAGAHTVDVNGNVLETFRADDDGGDGYISEIEILRGDLSRVLYEDTRDAVEYVFGDRIAGLTQDTDGVDVIFAGGGRRRFDLVIGADGLHSALRATVFGPHERFVRHLGLVLAFYSVPNEFGLDRWLIDYQDHGSGRSVGLRPLPDAGRAMAMLSFPAPDFDIDHRDVEAQKGLLRERMSGLGWSTPRILAYLDDAPDFYLDQVAQVVMDRWSAGRVGLLGDAAFSSSPFSGGGTGMALVGAYLLAGELAAAGWDPRAGFAGYERRMRPFVEANQEIGRLHVQSRAVPDAEPAPEPDMESLMAVVERAINGVDLPDYADVPDSETSTAP, encoded by the coding sequence GTGGCGGGAGCGAGCATCGCGGGGCCGGCGCTGGCCCACTGGCTGCGCAGGCGAGGGGCCGCGGTCACCGTGGTGGAGCGGGCTCCCGCGTTGCGTCCCGGCGGGCAGGCGGTGGACGCCCGCGGGGTGGCCAAGGAGGTCATCCGGCGCATGGGGCTGGACGCGGTGGTGCGCGCGGCCCGCACCGAGACCGCCGGCGCGCACACGGTCGACGTGAACGGGAACGTGCTGGAGACCTTCCGTGCGGACGACGACGGCGGCGACGGGTACATCTCCGAGATCGAGATCCTGCGCGGAGATCTGTCCCGGGTGCTGTACGAGGACACCCGGGACGCTGTCGAGTACGTGTTCGGCGACCGGATCGCCGGGCTCACCCAGGACACCGACGGCGTCGACGTCATCTTCGCGGGTGGCGGCCGGCGACGCTTCGACCTGGTGATCGGGGCCGACGGGCTGCATTCGGCGTTGCGGGCGACGGTCTTCGGACCGCACGAGCGGTTCGTCCGTCACCTCGGTCTGGTGTTGGCCTTCTACAGCGTGCCCAACGAGTTCGGGCTGGACCGCTGGCTGATCGACTACCAGGATCATGGGTCCGGGCGCTCGGTCGGCCTGCGGCCTCTTCCGGACGCCGGCCGAGCGATGGCCATGCTCTCCTTCCCCGCACCCGACTTCGACATCGACCACCGCGACGTCGAGGCGCAGAAGGGACTCCTGCGGGAGCGGATGTCCGGCCTGGGCTGGTCGACCCCGCGCATCCTCGCGTACCTCGACGACGCCCCGGACTTCTACCTCGACCAGGTCGCCCAGGTCGTGATGGACCGCTGGTCCGCCGGACGGGTGGGGCTGCTCGGCGACGCGGCGTTCAGCTCGTCACCGTTCTCCGGCGGCGGCACGGGGATGGCCCTGGTCGGCGCCTATCTGCTCGCCGGAGAGCTGGCCGCCGCCGGCTGGGACCCGCGGGCCGGGTTCGCCGGCTACGAACGGCGGATGCGCCCGTTCGTCGAGGCCAACCAGGAGATCGGCCGTCTGCACGTGCAGAGCCGCGCCGTCCCGGACGCCGAACCCGCCCCGGAGCCCGACATGGAGTCGCTCATGGCGGTCGTCGAACGCGCGATCAATGGCGTCGACCTGCCGGACTACGCGGACGTCCCGGACTCCGAGACCTCGACCGCGCCGTAG
- a CDS encoding GNAT family N-acetyltransferase, producing the protein MFPPVKIISGGLEIREFGSRDAARVAALVAAGDRTALPPGGPGAVTDVEGWLAETVHRRRLTGEGVHLAMVEESSGEIVGSIGLRDTDWEAGHSEIGYGVRADRRGRGHATEAARAVGRWALTDGGMRRIQLHARLDNVASLRVAEKAGYHREGTLRMAEWDGEKAHDLAVFSMIATDLRTTELSR; encoded by the coding sequence ATGTTCCCTCCAGTGAAGATCATCTCGGGTGGCTTGGAGATTCGTGAGTTCGGGTCGCGGGACGCGGCGCGGGTAGCAGCACTCGTGGCGGCCGGTGACCGGACGGCACTGCCGCCGGGCGGTCCCGGGGCCGTCACCGACGTGGAGGGGTGGCTGGCCGAGACGGTGCACCGGCGGCGGTTGACCGGCGAGGGTGTGCACCTGGCGATGGTGGAGGAGTCCAGCGGCGAGATCGTCGGCAGCATCGGGCTACGTGACACCGACTGGGAGGCGGGGCACAGCGAGATCGGCTACGGGGTCCGGGCCGATCGGCGCGGTCGAGGCCACGCGACCGAGGCGGCCCGCGCGGTCGGCCGGTGGGCACTCACCGACGGCGGGATGCGGCGGATCCAGTTGCATGCCCGCCTGGACAACGTCGCTTCCCTGCGGGTCGCCGAGAAGGCCGGATATCACCGGGAGGGCACCCTGCGGATGGCCGAGTGGGACGGCGAGAAGGCACACGACCTGGCCGTCTTCTCGATGATCGCGACAGATCTCCGGACCACCGAGCTCTCCCGATGA
- a CDS encoding LamG-like jellyroll fold domain-containing protein — protein MKAFTALVAALVVVTGSPAVAAPPPARWQPGTPPIATPWTDDAGPHHALPEYPRPQLTRARWQSLNGVWEFAAATAGQAPPTGTTLAERVLVPYPIESALSGIQRSEDRMFYRRTFTVPAGWRVGGDQRLRLHFGAVDYDATVWVNGVRVATHRGGYDAFSADVTDALTRRGPQEIIVGVEDLTDATWQPVGKQRNTPDAGIFYVGASGIWQSVWMEPVRRGAVDRLDLTPDVAGGLLRVNPRIAAAAGLTVEAVAKQGNRVVGRASGAAGGELRVPVPKARLWSPDSPFLYDLSVRVLRGRTVVDEVGSYFGMREVGKAVGADGKLYQTLNGKILFNLSTLDQGYWPDGIYTAPTDEALRFDIAQTKRLGFNTIRKHIKTEPDRWYYWADRLGMMVWQDMPSMRTGGTPPVEAQVEFERQLHEIVDEKKSWTSIVTWVPFNEGWGEWDRAATGRIADAVKAQDPTRIVNAHSGVNCCASKGDSGRGDMIDWHDYVGPAAPQPDANRVAADGEHGGFGLEVPGHMWYPDGHAYEMTPDSATLTRRYVENQTDLLRAAERCGLSGSVYTQITDVEHEVNGFYTYDRAVEKMDFAAVAEINKRIIASVDGSGAGAPAPGTPGPAGVGHWPLDGNAVDAVGDHDATLTGAPAWTDGVSGAALQLDGAGQYAETAGPVLDTTGSYTASAWVRLDSLGGWATAVGQDGANRSAFFLQYSSADNRFAFSFAGGRALAPDVPETGRWYHLTGVRDVAVGTITLYVDGQRTGSVSACHGDSSGGPLTIGRARYNSGPVDFWRGAIDQVRVYDRALTDAEVAELHSTSM, from the coding sequence ATGAAGGCATTCACCGCGCTGGTCGCCGCGCTGGTCGTGGTCACCGGCTCACCCGCGGTCGCCGCTCCCCCACCGGCCCGGTGGCAGCCGGGCACCCCGCCGATCGCGACACCGTGGACAGACGACGCCGGCCCGCACCACGCGCTGCCGGAATATCCGCGCCCGCAGCTGACCCGCGCCCGCTGGCAGAGCCTCAACGGCGTGTGGGAGTTCGCCGCCGCCACCGCAGGGCAGGCACCGCCGACCGGGACCACGCTGGCCGAGCGGGTGCTCGTGCCGTACCCGATCGAGTCCGCGCTCTCCGGCATCCAGCGCTCCGAGGACCGGATGTTCTACCGGCGCACGTTCACCGTGCCGGCCGGCTGGCGGGTCGGCGGCGACCAGCGGCTGCGGCTGCACTTCGGCGCGGTCGACTACGACGCGACGGTCTGGGTCAACGGCGTCCGGGTCGCCACGCACCGCGGCGGGTACGACGCGTTCAGCGCGGACGTCACGGACGCGCTGACCCGGCGCGGCCCACAGGAGATCATCGTCGGCGTCGAGGACCTCACGGACGCGACCTGGCAGCCGGTCGGCAAGCAGCGCAACACCCCGGACGCGGGCATCTTCTACGTCGGCGCGTCCGGCATCTGGCAGAGCGTGTGGATGGAGCCGGTGCGGCGCGGCGCCGTCGACCGGCTCGACCTCACCCCGGACGTGGCCGGCGGCCTGCTGCGCGTCAACCCGCGGATCGCGGCCGCGGCCGGGCTCACCGTCGAGGCGGTCGCGAAGCAGGGCAACCGGGTCGTCGGGCGGGCGAGCGGGGCCGCCGGCGGTGAACTGCGCGTCCCCGTACCGAAGGCGAGGCTCTGGTCCCCTGATTCACCGTTCCTGTACGACCTGTCCGTGCGGGTGCTCCGCGGCCGTACCGTGGTGGACGAGGTGGGGTCGTACTTCGGGATGCGCGAGGTCGGCAAGGCGGTCGGCGCGGACGGGAAGCTGTACCAGACGCTGAACGGGAAGATCCTGTTCAACCTGTCCACGCTCGACCAGGGCTACTGGCCGGACGGCATCTACACCGCGCCCACGGACGAGGCGCTGCGGTTCGACATCGCGCAGACCAAGCGGCTCGGCTTCAACACGATCCGCAAGCACATCAAGACCGAGCCGGACCGCTGGTACTACTGGGCGGACAGGCTCGGCATGATGGTCTGGCAGGACATGCCGTCGATGCGGACCGGCGGCACTCCCCCGGTCGAGGCGCAGGTGGAGTTCGAGCGCCAGCTGCACGAGATCGTCGACGAGAAGAAGTCCTGGACCTCGATCGTCACCTGGGTGCCGTTCAACGAGGGCTGGGGCGAGTGGGACCGCGCGGCCACCGGCCGGATCGCGGACGCGGTCAAGGCGCAGGACCCGACCCGGATCGTCAACGCGCACAGCGGCGTCAACTGCTGCGCGTCCAAGGGCGACTCCGGGCGCGGCGACATGATCGACTGGCACGACTACGTCGGACCGGCCGCGCCGCAGCCGGACGCGAACCGGGTCGCGGCCGACGGCGAGCACGGCGGCTTCGGCCTCGAGGTGCCCGGGCACATGTGGTACCCGGACGGGCACGCCTACGAGATGACGCCGGACAGCGCGACGCTCACCCGGCGGTACGTGGAGAACCAGACCGACCTGCTGCGCGCGGCGGAGCGGTGCGGGCTGTCCGGGTCCGTCTACACCCAGATCACCGACGTGGAACATGAGGTCAACGGCTTCTACACGTACGACCGGGCGGTCGAGAAGATGGACTTCGCCGCGGTCGCGGAGATCAACAAGCGGATCATCGCGTCCGTGGACGGCAGCGGCGCAGGCGCCCCGGCACCCGGCACGCCCGGGCCGGCCGGCGTGGGCCACTGGCCGCTCGACGGGAACGCCGTCGACGCCGTCGGCGACCACGACGCCACCCTGACCGGCGCGCCCGCCTGGACCGACGGCGTCTCCGGTGCCGCGCTGCAACTCGACGGCGCCGGGCAGTACGCGGAGACGGCCGGGCCGGTGCTGGACACCACCGGCAGCTACACCGCGTCCGCGTGGGTGCGGCTGGACAGCCTCGGCGGCTGGGCGACCGCGGTCGGCCAGGACGGCGCCAACCGCAGCGCGTTCTTCCTGCAGTACTCCAGCGCGGACAACCGGTTCGCGTTCTCCTTCGCGGGCGGGCGCGCGCTGGCCCCGGACGTGCCGGAGACCGGCCGCTGGTACCACCTGACCGGCGTCCGGGACGTGGCCGTGGGCACCATCACGCTGTACGTCGACGGACAGCGGACCGGCAGCGTCAGCGCCTGCCACGGTGACTCCTCCGGTGGGCCGCTGACGATCGGCCGGGCCCGGTACAACAGCGGGCCGGTCGACTTCTGGCGCGGTGCGATCGACCAGGTGCGTGTCTACGATCGGGCACTGACGGACGCCGAGGTGGCCGAACTGCACTCGACCAGCATGTGA